A genomic region of Phragmites australis chromosome 2, lpPhrAust1.1, whole genome shotgun sequence contains the following coding sequences:
- the LOC133906649 gene encoding aluminum-activated malate transporter 9-like, whose amino-acid sequence MRDLLTLQRSRSLRDPSTRRSVDSASNGVNVDPNSDGDANHSLGGGLKAPLGRALLSTGAHAWAVPINCEARVRRVRVAAWLGQTVIGEAMLIRSSFPPLPFVSSHAPHIDHQRDLGIHGVAPLKTPAHPRHFHRHTGVELPRPSSVPGTEQRTRRDYGVGNVVTIDVPLSPNAVLPGSPSGGRHQGAAEGAGFPRCRRAAEAWAFAREDANRVAFAFKVGLAMLLVSLLVLVGEPLRLFGTNIIWSILTVAIMFEYTVGATLNRGFNRAVGSVIAEVVAIMVIRVALSSGSVAEPYIIGLGIFVVGAATSFMKQLPALAPYEHGFRVILFPYCLIIVSGYRMGNPIATALDRLYSIAIGGVLALLVNVLVFPAWAGEQLHRELVDSFVRVLGSDIDGTEEPNGCSLERACSYHESTLRRQQRRLRSWPSREVDELEGHDAAMGGVASRLRALESTAALSVATFASLLIECVARLDHLVDAVDELSKLAKFWEEAGGLSS is encoded by the exons ATGCGGGACCTCCTCACGCTGCAGCGCTCACGCTCGCTCCGGGACCCCTCCACGCGCCGCTCGGTCGACTCCGCGTCCAACGGAGTCAATGTCGACCCCAACAGCGACGGCGATGCCAACCACTCCCTCGGCGGTGGGCTGAAGGCCCCCCTCGGCCGCGCGTTGTTATCCACGGGCGCCCACGCTTGGGCTGTGCCGATCAACTGTGAGGCTAGGGTTCGACGGGTGCGGGTGGCGGCGTGGCTCGGGCAGACGGTCAttggggaggcgatgctgattAGG TCATCCTTTCCTCCTCTGCCTTTTGTCTCATCCCACGCGCCACACATTGACCACCAACGCGATCTCGGCATCCACGGTGTCGCCCCTTTAAAAACCCCAGCTCATCCCCGCCACTTCCATCGCCACACAGGTGTCGAGCTCCCAAGGCCCAGCTCCGTCCCCGGCACAGAACAGAGAACGAGGAGAGACTACGGCGTTGGCAATGTCGTCACTATCGACGTGCCCCTGTCCCCGAACGCCGTGCTCCCGGGTTCGCCAAGCGGAGGTCGTCATCAGGGAGCGGCGGAGGGAGCCGGGTTTCCGCGGTGCAGACGGGCCGCGGAGGCGTGGGCGTTCGCGAGGGAGGACGCGAACCGGGTGGCCTTCGCCTTCAAGGTCGGCCTCGCGATGCTGCTGGTGTCGCTGCTGGTCCTCGTCGGGGAGCCCCTCCGGCTGTTCGGCACCAACATCATCTGGTCCATCCTCACCGTGGCCATCATGTTCGAGTACACCGTCG GTGCCACGTTGAACAGAGGCTTTAACCGGGCTGTCGGGAGCGTGATAGCCGAGGTGGTCGCTATCATGGTTATCCGGGTAGCGCTCAGCAGTGGTAGTGTGGCCGAGCCGTACATCATTGGCCTAGGCATTTTTGTAGTTG GGGCCGCGACGTCGTTCATGAAGCAGCTGCCGGCGCTGGCGCCTTACGAGCACGGCTTCCGGGTCATCCTCTTCCCCTACTGCCTCATCATCGTGTCGGGCTACCGCATGGGCAACCCCATCGCCACCGCGCTCGACCGCCTCTACTCCATCGCCATCGGCGGCGTCCTCGCTCTCCTCGTCAACGTCCTCGTCTTCCCGGCGTGGGCGGGCGAGCAGCTCCACCGGGAGCTCGTCGACAGCTTCGTCCGCGTCCTGGGCAGCGACATCGACGGCACG GAGGAGCCGAACGGCTGCAGTCTCGAGCGCGCGTGTTCCTACCACGAGAGCACGCTGCGGCGACAGCAGAGGCGGCTTCGGTCGTGGCCGTCCCGGGAGGTGGACGAGCTGGAGGGCCACGACGCGGCAATGGGCGGCGTGGCGAGCAGGCTGCGCGCGCTGGAGAGCACGGCGGCGCTGTCGGTGGCCACGTTCGCGTCGCTACTCATTGAGTGCGTGGCGCGGCTGGACCACCTGGTGGACGCCGTTGACGAGCTTTCCAAGCTCGCCAAGTTCTGGGAGGAAGCCGGCGGCTTGTCTAGTTAA
- the LOC133908675 gene encoding uncharacterized protein LOC133908675 isoform X2 has product MVWFFEHFQAAGNCFDYALHEHPLIKNWGGNKVVKRAHLEGIKKFGAEKVVIRLELNDSEARTDSDHLEEEIGEGSSEGMNNDYFKNVDFTDNGEKEGKNLDGSNDDEKGDGCLREDTLESIKGGLSALEQDTHHKYISIDGRIQVIEDRTRCLLELHAIVQRIVKLLDGSNRPTTCEKIGRRNREKNKDTRERGNSRVNNEKPGKPCREPAIDHKRTYSSGTSNCDQSNIFRKRKIDLVSSPTLVEKVKTRRDMQPSKVCKSPYEGIKRNMIFGTKTDGDHVDEVTEGLALSNLELAAIKFVQKELAQSADKVLVRIGISDLRCSLLRCLIRPVRENGTDKWLDSEIITSYARIFNSIWEKEPKKLKHAVSAYHSDWLRCIGKDWIKTGLFCKKVVDLLVHSARVLLDQIW; this is encoded by the exons ATG GTTTGGTTCTTTGAACATTTTCAAGCGGCTGGCAATTGCTTTGATTATGCACTCCATGAGCATCCTCTGATTAAAAATTGGGGTGGAAACAAGGTTGTGAAGAGGGCACATCTTGAAGGGATAAAGAAATTTGGTGCTGAAAAG GTAGTTATTAGGTTGGAACTCAATGATTCTGAAGCGCGTACTGATTCTGATCATTTGGAGGAGGAGATTGGTGAGGGATCTTCTGAGGGAATGAACAATGACTATTTCAAAAATGTGGATTTCACTGACAAT GGTGAAAAGGAGGGAAAAAATCTGGATGGCTCGAATGATGATGAGAAGGGTGATGGATGCCTCAGAGAG GACACACTAGAATCAATCAAAGGCGGGCTATCAGCATTAGAGCAAGATACCCATCATAAGTACATAAGTATTGATGGAAGAATTCAAGTGATAGAGGACAGGACAAGATGTTTACTGGAGCTGCATGCAATTGTGCAG AGGATTGTAAAGCTACTTGATGGGAGTAATAGGCCAACAACATGTGAGAAAATTGGCAGGAGAAATCGTGAAAAGAATAAGGATACAAGGGAGAGAGGAAATAGTAGGGTTAACAACGAGAAGCCTGGAAAACCTTGTAGGGAACCGGCTATTGATCATAAAAGGACTTATTCTTCGGGAACTAGTAACTGTGATCAATCGAACATATTTAGAAAGAGGAAAATTGATTTAGTTTCGAGTCCTACTCTTGTTGAAAAGGTGAAAACTAGGAGAGACATGCAACCAAGCAAAGTCTGCAAGTCCCCGTATGAAGGCATAAAGCGGAATATGATATTTGGAACAAAAACTGATGGCGATCATGTTG ATGAGGTAACTGAAGGACTGGCTTTAAGCAATTTGGAACTGGCTGCCATTAAATTTGTTCAGAAGGAACTTGCCCAGAGTGCCGACAAAGTTTTAGTACGTATAGGTATATCAGATCTAAGATGCAGTCTATTGAGATGCCTAATTAGACCTGTTAGAGAGAATGGAACAGATAAATGGCTGGATTCAGAA ATAATAACCTCATATGCAAGAATATTTAACTCTATTTGGGAAAAAGAACCTAAGAAACTGAAGCATGCAGTTTCAGCTTACCATTCTGATTGGCTAAGATGTATTGGAAAGGATTGGATAAAAACTGGTTTGTTCTGTAAAAAAGTGGTTGATTTACTAGTACATTCTGCGAGAGTTTTGTTGGATCAGATATGGTAA
- the LOC133908675 gene encoding uncharacterized protein LOC133908675 isoform X1, which yields MVWFFEHFQAAGNCFDYALHEHPLIKNWGGNKVVKRAHLEGIKKFGAEKVVIRLELNDSEARTDSDHLEEEIGEGSSEGMNNDYFKNVDFTDNGEKEGKNLDGSNDDEKGDGCLREDTLESIKGGLSALEQDTHHKYISIDGRIQVIEDRTRCLLELHAIVQRIVKLLDGSNRPTTCEKIGRRNREKNKDTRERGNSRVNNEKPGKPCREPAIDHKRTYSSGTSNCDQSNIFRKRKIDLVSSPTLVEKVKTRRDMQPSKVCKSPYEGIKRNMIFGTKTDGDHVDEVTEGLALSNLELAAIKFVQKELAQSADKVLVRIGISDLRCSLLRCLIRPVRENGTDKWLDSERSGIHSILQAVRSSPPKLESRWSNYDILNWDVVVVKNIPRQLDACSCEIFTIKYMQFWDGSKLTCDFSQEDMETFRKKMPAELLFSPLNDLKSIKDDVLAMADS from the exons ATG GTTTGGTTCTTTGAACATTTTCAAGCGGCTGGCAATTGCTTTGATTATGCACTCCATGAGCATCCTCTGATTAAAAATTGGGGTGGAAACAAGGTTGTGAAGAGGGCACATCTTGAAGGGATAAAGAAATTTGGTGCTGAAAAG GTAGTTATTAGGTTGGAACTCAATGATTCTGAAGCGCGTACTGATTCTGATCATTTGGAGGAGGAGATTGGTGAGGGATCTTCTGAGGGAATGAACAATGACTATTTCAAAAATGTGGATTTCACTGACAAT GGTGAAAAGGAGGGAAAAAATCTGGATGGCTCGAATGATGATGAGAAGGGTGATGGATGCCTCAGAGAG GACACACTAGAATCAATCAAAGGCGGGCTATCAGCATTAGAGCAAGATACCCATCATAAGTACATAAGTATTGATGGAAGAATTCAAGTGATAGAGGACAGGACAAGATGTTTACTGGAGCTGCATGCAATTGTGCAG AGGATTGTAAAGCTACTTGATGGGAGTAATAGGCCAACAACATGTGAGAAAATTGGCAGGAGAAATCGTGAAAAGAATAAGGATACAAGGGAGAGAGGAAATAGTAGGGTTAACAACGAGAAGCCTGGAAAACCTTGTAGGGAACCGGCTATTGATCATAAAAGGACTTATTCTTCGGGAACTAGTAACTGTGATCAATCGAACATATTTAGAAAGAGGAAAATTGATTTAGTTTCGAGTCCTACTCTTGTTGAAAAGGTGAAAACTAGGAGAGACATGCAACCAAGCAAAGTCTGCAAGTCCCCGTATGAAGGCATAAAGCGGAATATGATATTTGGAACAAAAACTGATGGCGATCATGTTG ATGAGGTAACTGAAGGACTGGCTTTAAGCAATTTGGAACTGGCTGCCATTAAATTTGTTCAGAAGGAACTTGCCCAGAGTGCCGACAAAGTTTTAGTACGTATAGGTATATCAGATCTAAGATGCAGTCTATTGAGATGCCTAATTAGACCTGTTAGAGAGAATGGAACAGATAAATGGCTGGATTCAGAA CGAAGCGGCATTCATTCGATTTTGCAAGCAGTTCGTTCTTCCCCTCCCAAGTTGGAGTCGAGGTGGAGTAACTATGATATACTAAATTGGGATGTGGTTGTCGTAAAAAATATTCCACGCCAACTTGATGC GTgctcttgtgaaatttttacaATAAAGTATATGCAATTCTGGGATGGATCAAAACTGACATGTGACttctcgcaagaggacatgGAGACATTTAGAAAGAAGATGCCAGCGGAACTGTTATTTTCTCCCTTAAATGATCTTAAAAGTATCAAAGATGATGTACTTGCCATGGCCGATTCTTAG